The genomic stretch ggctcagtggttagagcggcgggctatcaataacagggttgtgggttcgattcccaggcagtgggcaagctgccactgttgggcctttgagcaaggccctgtaccctctctgctccctgggtgctggagttggctgctcaccgctctgggggggtgtgtgtactcactgcccctaattcactagtgtgtgtgtgttcactaccacagatgggctaaatgcggaggacacatttcactgtacagtgacaaatacctgcacctttaatTTACAATAAAAATGAGACTTTCTGTACGTGGGACGGCGCGCCTTGTGGTAAACAAAAATCCCCCCAAACCACTTCAAACACTTTCTGATGGATCCTCTGAACTGCGAGGCCATTATTAGATCCCTAAGTGCAAAAGTGGGACACGTTCTGGTTAGATTCTccataaaacaccagtaaaagaCCATTAAACCCACTGTGGAAACTCCAAAGTAAAACTGCTCTGGTCAATGTTTTGAAATACTGCACAATAATCATTTCCAGCTACTTTCGACTTCAGAGGTACATGGGACGTAGCAGAGCCAGCGAAAGTCAATGTCTCAGTAAAGCTAGAAATCAACAAGTAGGAGCTGGAAGCAAGGTAGACAGTGGTCTAAGAAGAGTCTAAGAAGAGTAAACCAGTTAGACATCTGGTAAAATATATTCTCAGGGGGTTGGAGGGTAGGCCCATCTGGACCCTGGTGCTGTTTCTGCCACTTATTTTAAACATAGACAGTTTTAGTCTTTTAATAATTAAGACGTCTATAAacttttgcctattttttgtcagataatattaattcatttaagtCAAACACTTTACTGTGATTAAACCCACAATACTAGTCAACtaataaacattacatttctatttGATCACTAGAAATATGCTTCAAACCTCATCCCATGACTTGGACTACAATCTTTTTTACATGGACCTTCACTGATAGTTGAGAAGGTgttttccctctcctgtaaCGTTGGCATTGTGGAGATACATACATGGTATTTTCATGACAGcaatatatatagacatatataggctaacatggctataccaaaaatatgtatgtgtgtgtgtttgaggataCTGCCAGTTTCTGACAGTCTCTTTTtgtcacccacacacactatgAATGGAGTGCAGCCTGTCTCAGTTTGCTCTAAATCCTGGATCAATGTGAATAGCCCACTTCAGCGGCCCCTGATCCACGAGAGCTGGTGTTCATTAACGTGGTCACCCGCCTTCTCGCTTAAGCGGATAAGGAAGCAGTGGTTGAACTGCACACAGATATCATACTACAAGTACATGGCACAGCACAAGTACATGGCACAACACAAGTACACAGCACAGCACAAGTACACAGGACACTTGCAAGTATGCGCAGTTTGTACTTATGGGCCTTCCAGTCTAAAACTGGCATTTAATGTTCTGCCATGTTTCTTGTGTGATTTGCATTGTGCAGTTACCTTATATAACCCTTGGAAATCCCCCCAGGGTGATAAAGAAATGTAGACACGTAGGCAACCATAGATGTGATATTTGAAAACCTCGCAGGAATACATGTGTTTGCTATCTGAATTcctgacaaaagtgttgggacacctgatcaatcatcatttcttcctaaatccaggctattaaaaaagtatatcctgcttttgttgttgtaactgtctctactgtactgtctggagcattgctgtggggatttgattgaattcagcaacaagagcattagtgaggtcaggatgttggatgattgggggctttagacccttctagcccacacctggcattaggcagcatggtgccagtgggTTCATGATTACCTGCTCCAGAAATTCCAGTTCTACTAGCAGTATTtatctacagggtctagacaagctgtgtgtgtgtacgtgcatttgcacatttgtggcaGAAACCacaaaaagtagctgaatgcaatgttagaaggggtgtccactcTTTGAGTATTATTATCTCACTGGTCTCAACGTATTGATTCCAAAACCCATTAAAATAATCATCTTAACCATAAAAATATTCTGAATATATttcaatacatttattaataaaccTAATATGTGAATTTCTGCAGGCCTGATGTCGCCTCAGGTTCTGCGGTGACTTTGCGCCCTCTGCTGGTCGTAACACTAATCTGGCcgattggttgttttttttattgaggcCATGAATGGTTTCAAATCCGAGTCATCTCAAATGACTTTTAGTCATAATGCCATCATACCTGATTCCAGTCATGAGCTCATTTTCAAAACCTCCAGGAGTTAAATATGGGACATAAAGAGCAATGGTCCAGCAAATATCTTGGACAGGGATTCAGACTGACTGGGAAACAAGGCCTAGTGCAGTGGAGGGACTGTACTGCACCTATTATATTGTTActttttacaaattattttgagattatttTGAGACAAATAGATTGCATCAATTTGTTTGAGAGATTAATCCAGTCTGCAAAAGCAACCTTATGTGCATCAGGGAGTTAATAGTGCAAGGTGCAATCATTAATTTTACCCAGGAGAAGGGGAAAACCCCCAAAGACTTGATTTGCAACTGGCAAATTTCTCTTATAACCAGATACAACGCTAGCATCATAACTGCGTTCTGCACCTTCTGTCAAAAACACTCAGACTAAACAAGgcctaaataaatacatttcactCAAGTCTATTCAAAAACCCACCATGACTTTCCTTGACCTGCTCTCCTCCACTGGACAAGCCTGCTCCACTTTAAGAGTCTAGTTTAAGGAGCTGACAGTTTAAGTTCTAACAGAGTAACTCAcgcaaaattaataaaatgttgattatgattggggggggggggggtgttaataaaaaaaatgcaagcaaCAGGTTATATTgagaatgtttttattcaaaGTTGTTCTCTAAGTGCTTAGAGCCATACAGATAGAATTAAGCACTGGGACACTCAGTAAACTGCTCTCACGCCTTTTGAGTGATTCATGTGTGAATACATGTTTCAGAATGTGGGCATATGTTTAAATGTGTCCTAGAGTGAGTCCGCAAGGTGGCGTTAGGGTTAGCGAGTCTACGTTGAAATCCGAGAACCACACAACTTCACTTTTTATTCAATTTGAAACACAAAAACGAAACAAAacttgaaaaataaaaataatctgaGCAGGGGTTTTACAGTAAAAGGGGATCGGGGGCGGGCATACTCCTGTTGCAGGGCAACACCACAAGGAAAGATCAGAGGGTAACAGGTTAAAGGTCATCATCCTCATCTGGGAGAGCTGTTTCCGATGCCACCTGGAAGGAGGAGGCAGAATAAGTTCATTAGTAAAGCATTAATATTAGCATTGCTGTGTAACACAGCTTAATAGCCTTAGTTTCAGCATATACTTACTTTCAGGTCATGCTCGTACTGTGCAGCAAGTGATGGGTCCATGGCAATTTCGGGTGGGGCAAGGGCAGGCATCTCCACAAATTCAAGGTTAGGATCGCCGATCAGCTTTCGTGCAAGCCACAGGAAGGGCTTCTCAAAGTTATAATTACTCTTTGCAGAGATGTCGTAGTACTGAAGAGGAAACAGGGATGAAGAAATCCATTAACACTGTATGAAGCTTGTTTACATGACTTCTCTACCCAATCTTACAGACCTAAAAATACCAGGGCCACATTAGTGCCGCATAACAGCACCATTAGTCACAGGCTTGTGTCAAAAATGCTGTCTGAACACATCTGCTGTCCTGAAGTACAGGGCAAATGCAGTACCTGTAGATTCTTCTTGCGATGGAACACGATGCTCTTGGCCTTCACCTTCCTGTCCTTGATGTCCACCTTGTTGCCACACAGCACTATGGGAATGTTCTCACACACGCGCACCAGGTCACGATGCCAGTTGGGCACGTTCTTATAAGTGACTCGAGAGGTGACATCAAACATGATGATGGCACACTGAGCTGTGTAGACAAGCAAAAGGGACAAGACATGGAACAGGTCATTCCAATATGCAGATGTGGTCTTGCAGCTGGGATTATTGACCAAACAAGGGGATGAAAAGCTTAAAGCTTAAAAACTGAAAAGGTACGACAGGAGGAAGTGAAGTGAGCAATAAGGACGTACCTTGAATGTAGTATCCATCTCTCAGACCACCAAACTTCTCCTGTCCAGCTGTGTCCCATACATTGTATTTGATAGCTCCTCTGTTAGTGTGGAAGACCAAGGGATGTACTTCAACTCCCAGAGTGGCTGTAGGGAAACAGGATTCGTTTGAGTTCTGCGAAGCCTGACATGCTTTTAAAAGCTACTCCAAGTCAGTTTAGGTTCAGCCCAAACCTCACTATGTGTAATGGGGCGGCTGAGTCACACTCGGACCACACTCTTAAAACGAGCAGCTCCCAAACGGGCCTATATGCAATTTATCCCCAAGCACACAACCCACACTTACCAACATATTTCTTTTCAAACTCTCCTGTCAAATGCCTCTTTACGAAGGTGGTCTTTCCTGTACCTCCATCTCCTACAAGAACCAGCTGTGGGTTggagaaaaataataaacagtCAATAAACAGTAACACACTCATGGAAAAGTATGAAAATAGGTCTTGAGGGATTTCCACCAATCGTCCAGATACCTGCATAATTAAGCCATTCAGCAGGGTACATGCTCAGGCTTGGATAGGGGTTTAAAGGGAAGTGAACAGTTCATGCACTATATAGCAACTGTTCACAGCACTGGAAATTGAGACCAGACATGTTTAGAGTTTAGGCCGTCTAAAAGCTACACAGCACTGCATTACATGACTGCTATGAAAATACTTCCAAAATGGCATTAAACACTTcatctattcatctgcaaactgTAT from Salminus brasiliensis chromosome 19, fSalBra1.hap2, whole genome shotgun sequence encodes the following:
- the ran gene encoding GTP-binding nuclear protein Ran produces the protein MAENDPQVQFKLVLVGDGGTGKTTFVKRHLTGEFEKKYVATLGVEVHPLVFHTNRGAIKYNVWDTAGQEKFGGLRDGYYIQAQCAIIMFDVTSRVTYKNVPNWHRDLVRVCENIPIVLCGNKVDIKDRKVKAKSIVFHRKKNLQYYDISAKSNYNFEKPFLWLARKLIGDPNLEFVEMPALAPPEIAMDPSLAAQYEHDLKVASETALPDEDDDL